One Lutzomyia longipalpis isolate SR_M1_2022 chromosome 4, ASM2433408v1 DNA segment encodes these proteins:
- the LOC129796488 gene encoding prolactin-releasing peptide receptor-like, whose protein sequence is MASPGDPKWLAMSSVANSVVNSSHSIHGIPQQDAAIMDLELSYGDAILGSDVIYTNGSRYDLIHNEMVQTTFCILYFMIFVLGVVGNVLVCFVVFRNRAMQTVTNLFITNLALSDILLCFLAVPFTPMYTFTRGWVFGTILCHLVPYAQGCSVYISTLTLTSIAIDRFFVIIYPFHPRMRLATCIYIIVSIWGFSLLATLPYGLYMKVFAMNHTGVWQNYCEEDWPSEQYRKIFGSFNSTLQFVLPFLIISICYTCVSVKLNDRARTKPGSKTSRREAADRDRKKRTNRMLISMVAVFGISWLPLNVVNIFNDFYARTEEWRFYNVIFFISHCVAMSSTCYNPFLYAWLNENFRKEFKLVLPCFHPVQRRNGILPSGTKWRSERTCNGNNETVQESLLPSSYVRSSGVTEIIPRGPTGHDDDRLPMKLFNSVDTILLSEVAPPATVTGTVVLPSGVLETQFDSPTLPPLVARQPTSLF, encoded by the exons ATGGCATCGCCAGGTGACCCAAAGTGGTTAGCGATGAGCTCTGTAGCGAATTCCGTAGTAAATAGTAGTCACAGTATCCACGGGATACCACAGCAGGATGCAGCTATTATGGATCTGGAGCTAAGCTATGGTGATGCAATCCTCGGCAGCGATGTAATTTACACAAATGGATCACGATATGATCTCATTCACAACGAAATGGTTCAAACAACGTTCTGTATTCTCTACTTTATGATCTTCGTCCTCGGTGTGGTGGGCAATGTCCTCGTGTGCTTTGTGGTGTTCAGAAATCGCGCCATGCAAACAGTGACGAATCTATTCATCACAAATCTCGCCCTATCTGACATCCTCCTTTGCTTCCTGGCCGTGCCCTTCACCCCAATGTACACATTCACCCGTGGCTGGGTCTTTGGTACAATTCTCTGCCATTTGGTACCCTACGCCCAGGGCTGTAGCGTCTACATTTCCACACTGACGCTCACATCTATTGCAATTGATCGATTCTTCGTCATCATCTACCCATTCCACCCACGGATGCGACTCGCCACGTGCATCTACATCATCGTAAGCATCTGGGGATTCTCCCTTCTTGCCACCCTCCCATACGGGCTCTACATGAAGGTGTTCGCAATGAATCACACAG gaGTATGGCAAAACTACTGCGAGGAAGATTGGCCATCGGAGCagtatagaaaaatttttggatCCTTCAATTCAACTCTCCAATTTGTTCTTCCCTTTCTCATTATCTCCATTTGCTACACCTGCGTGTCCGTTAAACTGAACGATCGTGCACGCACAAAACCAGGCTCGAAGACATCACGTCGCGAAGCAGCAGATCGTGACCGGAAGAAGCGAACAAACCGGATGCTAATCTCCATGGTTGCTGTCTTCGGAATTTCCTGGCTACCCCTGAATGTTGTCAATATATTCAATGATTTCTACGCACGTACGGAGGAGTGGCGGTTCtacaatgtaattttttttatttcacattgtGTCGCAATGTCCTCAACGTGCTACAATCCATTCCTGTATGCATGGCTCAATGAGAACTTCCGCAAGGAGTTCAAGCTAGTTCTTCCGTGCTTCCATCCTGTTCAACGACGCAATGGGATTCTGCCGAGTGGTACAAAATGGCGCTCTGAAAGGACGTGCAACGGCAACAATGAGACCGTACAGGAATCCCTTCTACCATCAAGCTATGTCCGTTCAAGTGGTGTCACGGAAATCATCCCACGTGGCCCAACAGGACACGATGACGATCGTTTACCTATGAAGCTCTTCAATAGCGTAGACACCATACTCCTGTCCGAGGTGGCACCTCCAGCAACTGTCACGGGCACCGTTGTCCTTCCTTCTGGTGTCCTAGAAACTCAATTTGACTCTCCCACTTTGCCACCATTAGTAGCACGACAACCAACGAGTCTCTTCTAA